One region of Bradyrhizobium betae genomic DNA includes:
- the ppdK gene encoding pyruvate, phosphate dikinase codes for MAKAASKPKKLPAKSKPSAKAKAAPAARKALSKTAPKPVAKAVAKPAAKPAAKAVTRPVAPKGAAKPAPKKAAPAKAAPATAKAGKWVFTFGDGKAEGRTEMRDLLGGKGANLAEMANLGLPVPPGFTLPTSVCTYFYAHDKSYPKELQSQVEKALDHVGKLTGKIFGDTKNPLLVSVRSGARASMPGMMDTVLNLGLNDQTVEALSELSGDRRFAYDSYRRFITMYSDVVLGFEHHHFEEILDTFKDSQGYTLDTDLSAEDWVDLVGKYKDAVARETGKDFPQDPHDQLWGAIGAVFSSWMNARAVTYRKLHDIPESWGTAVNVQAMVFGNMGETSATGVAFTRNPSTGESKLYGEFLINAQGEDVVAGIRTPQDITEEARRESGSDKASMEAAMPEAFKELTRIYTLLEKHYRDMQDMEFTVEQGKLWMLQTRGGKRTAKAALRIAVELANEGLITKKEAVMRIDPASLDQLLHPTIDPNAKRDVIATGLPASPGAASGEIVFSSDEAAKLQADGRKVILVRIETSPEDIHGMHAAEGILTTRGGMTSHAAVVARGMGKPCVSGCGTIRVDYGRGTMSIGSRSFKTGDVITIDGSLGQVLAGRMPMIEPELSGEFGTLMKWADQVRKIGVRVNGDTPDDARTAIKFGAEGIGLCRTEHMFFEETRIRTVREMILSEDEQSRRAALAKLLPMQRADFVELFEIMKGLPVTVRLLDPPLHEFLPHTHAEVEEVARAMNTDPRRLADRARELSEFNPMLGFRGCRIAIAYPEIAEMQARAIFEAAVEAEKRTGKAVGLEVMVPLIATKMELDLVKARIDATAKAVMRETGTKIAYQVGTMIELPRACLLAAEIAESAEFFSFGTNDLTQTTYGISRDDAASFLGTYVSKGILPIDPFVALDQEGVGELVKIGVARGRKTRPKLKVGICGEHGGDPASVAFCHNIGLDYVSCSPYRVPIARLAAAQAALGKAVASQA; via the coding sequence ATGGCCAAAGCCGCCTCGAAGCCTAAGAAACTCCCAGCGAAATCAAAGCCTTCCGCCAAGGCGAAGGCCGCGCCGGCGGCCCGAAAGGCGCTGTCGAAGACTGCCCCGAAGCCCGTTGCAAAGGCTGTTGCCAAGCCCGCAGCCAAGCCGGCTGCGAAAGCTGTGACCAGGCCCGTTGCTCCGAAGGGCGCTGCCAAGCCAGCGCCGAAGAAGGCAGCCCCCGCCAAGGCGGCGCCAGCCACGGCCAAGGCCGGTAAGTGGGTCTTCACATTCGGCGACGGCAAGGCCGAAGGCCGCACCGAAATGCGCGACCTGCTGGGTGGCAAGGGCGCCAATCTCGCCGAGATGGCCAATCTCGGCCTGCCGGTGCCTCCGGGCTTCACCCTCCCGACCTCGGTCTGCACCTACTTCTACGCACACGACAAGTCCTACCCCAAGGAATTGCAGTCGCAGGTTGAGAAGGCGCTCGACCATGTCGGCAAGTTGACCGGCAAGATCTTCGGCGACACCAAGAACCCGCTGCTCGTTTCCGTGCGCTCCGGTGCGCGCGCCTCGATGCCGGGCATGATGGACACCGTGCTCAACCTCGGCCTCAACGACCAGACCGTGGAAGCGCTGTCGGAGCTGTCGGGTGACCGCCGCTTCGCCTACGACAGCTATCGCCGCTTCATCACCATGTATTCGGACGTGGTGCTCGGCTTCGAGCATCATCACTTCGAGGAAATCCTGGACACGTTCAAGGACAGCCAGGGCTATACGCTCGACACCGATCTGTCCGCCGAGGACTGGGTCGATCTGGTCGGCAAGTACAAGGACGCGGTCGCGCGCGAGACCGGCAAGGACTTCCCGCAGGATCCGCACGACCAGCTGTGGGGCGCGATCGGTGCGGTGTTCTCATCCTGGATGAACGCGCGCGCGGTGACCTATCGCAAGCTGCACGACATTCCGGAATCCTGGGGCACCGCGGTCAACGTGCAGGCCATGGTGTTCGGCAACATGGGCGAGACCTCGGCCACCGGCGTCGCCTTCACGCGCAACCCCTCGACCGGCGAGAGCAAGCTGTACGGCGAGTTCCTGATCAACGCGCAAGGCGAGGACGTGGTGGCGGGCATCCGCACGCCGCAGGACATCACCGAAGAAGCGCGCAGGGAATCCGGGTCCGACAAGGCGTCGATGGAAGCGGCGATGCCGGAGGCCTTCAAGGAGCTGACGCGGATCTACACGTTGCTCGAGAAGCACTACCGCGACATGCAGGACATGGAGTTCACGGTCGAGCAGGGCAAGCTGTGGATGCTGCAGACCCGCGGCGGCAAGCGGACCGCGAAAGCGGCGCTCCGCATCGCGGTCGAGCTCGCCAACGAAGGCCTGATCACCAAGAAGGAAGCGGTGATGCGGATCGATCCGGCTTCGCTCGATCAGCTGCTGCATCCGACCATCGATCCCAACGCCAAGCGCGACGTGATCGCGACGGGCCTGCCGGCTTCGCCTGGTGCGGCTTCCGGCGAGATCGTGTTCTCCTCGGACGAGGCGGCCAAGCTTCAGGCCGACGGTCGCAAGGTCATTCTGGTCCGCATCGAGACCAGCCCCGAAGACATCCACGGCATGCATGCCGCCGAAGGCATCCTGACCACGCGCGGCGGCATGACCTCGCATGCTGCGGTGGTCGCGCGCGGCATGGGCAAGCCCTGCGTCTCCGGCTGCGGCACCATCCGCGTCGATTACGGTCGCGGCACCATGAGCATCGGCTCGCGCAGCTTCAAGACCGGCGACGTCATCACCATCGACGGCTCGCTCGGTCAGGTGCTCGCCGGCCGCATGCCGATGATCGAGCCGGAGCTCTCCGGCGAGTTCGGCACGCTGATGAAGTGGGCCGACCAGGTCCGCAAGATCGGCGTGCGCGTCAATGGCGATACGCCGGACGACGCCCGCACCGCGATCAAGTTCGGCGCGGAGGGCATCGGCCTCTGCCGTACCGAGCACATGTTCTTCGAGGAGACGCGCATCCGCACGGTGCGCGAGATGATCCTCTCCGAGGACGAGCAGTCGCGCCGCGCCGCGCTAGCCAAGCTGCTGCCGATGCAGCGCGCCGACTTCGTCGAGCTGTTCGAGATCATGAAGGGCCTGCCCGTCACGGTCCGCTTGCTCGATCCGCCGCTGCACGAGTTCCTGCCGCACACCCATGCCGAGGTCGAGGAAGTGGCGCGTGCCATGAACACCGACCCGCGGCGCCTCGCCGACCGCGCGCGCGAGCTCTCGGAATTCAATCCGATGCTCGGCTTCCGCGGCTGCCGTATCGCGATCGCCTATCCGGAGATCGCCGAGATGCAGGCGCGTGCGATCTTCGAGGCGGCGGTCGAGGCCGAGAAGCGCACCGGCAAGGCCGTCGGCCTCGAGGTGATGGTACCGCTGATCGCGACCAAGATGGAGCTCGACCTCGTCAAGGCGCGTATCGACGCCACCGCGAAGGCGGTGATGCGCGAAACCGGCACCAAGATCGCCTATCAGGTCGGCACCATGATCGAGCTGCCGCGCGCCTGCCTGCTCGCGGCCGAGATCGCGGAGAGCGCCGAATTCTTCTCGTTCGGCACCAACGACCTGACGCAGACCACCTACGGCATCAGCCGCGACGACGCCGCGAGCTTCCTCGGCACCTACGTGTCCAAGGGGATCCTGCCGATCGATCCGTTCGTCGCGCTCGACCAGGAAGGCGTCGGCGAGCTCGTCAAGATCGGCGTCGCGCGCGGCCGCAAGACGCGGCCCAAGCTCAAGGTCGGCATCTGCGGTGAGCACGGCGGCGATCCCGCCTCGGTCGCCTTCTGCCACAACATCGGCCTCGACTACGTCTCTTGCTCGCCCTACCGCGTGCCGATCGCCCGCCTCGCAGCGGCGCAAGCTGCGCTCGGCAAGGCGGTCGCGAGCCAGGCGTAA
- a CDS encoding DUF3096 domain-containing protein — protein sequence MHITVAHISPILSLLAGVLILIMPRLLNLIVAIFLIINGAIGLGLLKWLHL from the coding sequence ATGCACATCACCGTCGCCCACATTTCGCCGATCCTGTCGCTGCTTGCGGGCGTGCTGATCCTGATCATGCCGCGCCTGCTCAACCTGATCGTCGCGATCTTTCTCATCATAAATGGCGCGATCGGGCTCGGATTGTTGAAGTGGCTCCATCTCTAG